A window of the Arachis duranensis cultivar V14167 chromosome 5, aradu.V14167.gnm2.J7QH, whole genome shotgun sequence genome harbors these coding sequences:
- the LOC107490548 gene encoding glutathione gamma-glutamylcysteinyltransferase 1-like, with amino-acid sequence MVKGFYKRVLPSPSAVDFVSSNGKKLFLEAFQNGTMQGFNSLISYFQTQSELTYCGLASLSMVLNALAIDPGRKWKGPWRWFDESMLDSCVPLEKVKANGISFEKLVSIAHCAGAKAEPFRASHSTIDDFRKYVTKCSTSDECHVIVSYYRAALKQTGAGHYSPIGGYHVGKDMVLILDVARFKYPPHWVPLALLWEGMNYIVESTGQTRGFLLISRPHTKLDMLNFLDSNS; translated from the exons ATGGTTAAAGGATTTTACAAACGAGTTCTTCCCTCGCCTTCTGCGGTTGATTTCGTTTCCAGCAATGGCAAG AAACTTTTCCTTGAAGCATTTCAAAATGGAACTATGCAAGGCTTCAATAGTTTGATTTCCTATTTCCAAACACAAAGTGAGCTTACTTATTGTGGTCTCGCTAGTCTATCGATGGTCTTGAATGCTCTTGCCATCGACCCTGGAAGGAAATGGAAAG GACCTTGGAGATGGTTTGATGAATCAATGTTAGATTCTTGTGTACCTTTGGAAAAGGTAAAAGCTAACGGCATCTCATTTGAGAAACTAGTATCAATAGCTCATTGTGCTGGAGCAAAAGCTGAACCCTTTCGTGCAAGCCATAGCACTATCGATGATTTTCGCAAATACGTCACCAAATGTTCAACTTCTGATGAATGTCATGTAATCGTATCATACTACAGAGCTGCTCTGAAACAA ACCGGAGCTGGGCACTATTCTCCTATCGGAGGCTATCATGTTGGCAAGGACATGGTACTTATTTTGGATGTTGCGCGGTTTAAGTATCCTCCCCATTGGGTTCCACTTGCACTTCTTTGGGAAGGCATGAACTATATTGTTGAATCCACTGGACAAACAAGGGG GTTCTTGCTTATATCAAGGCCTCACACCAAACTCGACATGCTTAATTTTCTG GATTCAAATTCTTAA
- the LOC107490670 gene encoding uncharacterized GPI-anchored protein At4g28100, translating to MSAPLPLTLFLFCIIIFFFHCCMCNDSSSTTTLQTLKPILPNTSPSPGPSHPSTATIPAFPEQSDVKGCPLTLSDELFDGIKNACGGGGGGGSDMELHRTRCCPVLASWLYSAYSSTALTHSHTHTSSSYEMPLLPDDSETCVNDLENALKVRGIQLKRPNETCDLVFCFCGIRLHPLSCPDAFSVNENGELVGDKTVRRLEKNCISRTNNVNGFPGLGGCSKCLNTLYRLNKKASNSSKVEDRTAKIHDKDCELMGLTWLLAKNTTTYIHTVSGVLRALMLNPDGSNPQSCTLNSDGMPLAVDSSELSDHSTSAKLQAPISSCLLLFCFLLFVQLNVLSF from the exons atGTCAGCTCCACTACCACTAACCCTTTTCCTCTTCTGCattatcatcttcttcttccattgcTGCATGTGCAATGactcatcatcaacaacaacccTTCAAACCCTTAAGCCCATCCTCCCAAACACAAGCCCAAGCCCAGGCCCATCTCATCCATCAACAGCAACAATCCCTGCATTCCCTGAACAATCTGATGTCAAAGGTTGCCCCTTGACACTCTCAGATGAACTCTTTGACGGTATAAAGAATGCTTGTGGaggcggtggtggtggtggttctgACATGGAGCTCCACCGCACACGGTGCTGCCCTGTTCTTGCATCATGGTTATACTCTGCATATTCTTCCACTGCATTAACCCATAGCCATACCCACACATCATCATCATATGAGATGCCATTGTTACCAGATGACTCAGAAACATGTGTGAATGACTTAGAGAATGCACTGAAAGTGAGAGGGATTCAGCTGAAAAGACCCAATGAGACATGTGATCTTGTGTTCTGCTTCTGTGGGATAAGGCTTCACCCTCTGAGTTGCCCAGATGCATTTTCAGTTAATGAAAATGGTGAACTTGTTGGGGATAAAACTGTGAGAAGGTTAGAGAAGAATTGCATCAGTAGAACCAACAATGTCAATGGCTTCCCTGGTCTTGGTGGCTGCTCCAAGTGCTTAAACACACTTTACAGG CTTAACAAGAAAGCTTCAAATTCAAGCAAAGTAGAAGACAGGACGGCCAAGATCCACGACAAAGATTGCGAGCTGATGGGCTTGACATGGCTTCTAGCTAAGAACACAACGACTTATATTCACACGGTTTCTGGGGTTCTTCGCGCTCTGATGTTGAACCCTGATGGCTCTAACCCCCAATCATGCACACTAAACAGTGATGGAATGCCACTTGCAGTTGATTCGTCCGAACTCTCGGATCACTCTACATCAGCCAAACTCCAAGCACCCATCTCTTCttgtttgttattattttgttttcttctatttGTTCAGCTTAATGTGTTATCCTTCTAG
- the LOC107490668 gene encoding double-stranded RNA-binding protein 4-like isoform X2, with translation MHKNKLQEYLQKSGFPLPVYRTDNEGFAHAPKFRSTVVVNGREFKSRLTYSHRKEAEQDAAELALKIIIHDTNNIEECTVLPDLIYCKSILNEYAVQKNIGSPQYTTTQKSELHPVFISTLVFNGRIYTGQVGKSKKEAEQLAAFVTIQSPLDSSSCQDLHQIIKSKLKMPTKLHHAKQSAPRTSSMFLEGSSKQMTDTPGPIKRKLDSINLESKKQTREPGFQVMNVAFEKTRGKIK, from the exons ATGCACAAAAACAAATTACAAGAGTATCTTCAGAAATCTGGTTTTCCATTGCCTGTTTATCGAACAGACAACGAAGGATTTGCGCATGCACCGAAGTTCAGGTCGACAGTAGTGGTGAATGGAAGGGAGTTCAAGTCGAGGCTCACATATTCACATCGAAAAGAAGCAGAGCAGGATGCTGCAGAACTTGCACTTAAGATAATTATCCATGACACAAACAATATTGAAGAATGTACTGTTCTTCCT GATCTAATATACTGCAAATCAATCCTGAATGAATATGCTGTCCAAAAGAACATAGGAAGTCCCCAGTATACAACTACTCAAAAAAGCGAATTGCATCCGGTCTTCATCTCTACGTTGGTGTTTAATGGTAGAATTTACACCGGTCAAGTcggaaaaagcaaaaaagaggCAGAACAGCTTGCAGCATTTGTAACTATCCAATCACCTCTAG ATTCCAGTTCATGTCAAGATCTTCATCAAATAATCAAGTCCAAGCTCAAAATGCCCACAAAACTACATCATGCCAAGCAATCTGCCCCGA GAACCAGCAGTATGTTCCTTGAAGGTTCTTCAAAGCAAATGACTGATACCCCA GGTCCAATTAAGCGAAAGCTTGACAGCATTAACTTAGAAAGCAAGAAACAAACTAGGGAACCTG gttttcaAGTTATGAATGTAGCTTTTGAGAAAACTCGTGGCAAAATAAAATGA